The window GTGGAAATCATGGAAATGGGAACTTTGGTGACACGTAAGACCGTGGCAAAAGTCATGACAATGCTCGAAATACGCGGCGTTTCGCGGCGAAAAACGAAGCCGCGAACCACAGATTCGAACCATGACGGGCCGATCGCCCCAAACTTGCTGGGGCGAGTTTTCGACTGCATTGCTCCGAACACGGTGTGGGTCGCAGACATCAGCTATCTGGCGACACGCAAAGGCTGGGTATATCTCTCGTTGGTCATCGATCTGTTCTCGCGACGCATCGTCGGTTGGACTGTCGCCGATTCCATGCATGCCGAACATACGGTCAGGGCGCTGGAGAAAGCGATCCAGGCGCGGCGTCCGCCGGCCGGGTTGACCTTTCACTCTGATCGCGGCTCGCAATACGCTTCAAAGGCAGTACGCCGGGTTCTACAGCGCGAGAAAATGATGCAGAGCATGGCGCGCAAAGGCGACTGCTGGGACAATGCGGTCGCCGAATCAACGATTGGATTGATCAAGGCAGAGACTACTGAGCGGATCTTTGACAATCTTGAGGATGCCGAAAAAGAGCTGTTCGAGTATATCGAGGTATTCTACAATCGGCAGCGAAGGCATTCAGCGGCCGGCAACATGTCGCCGGCCACATACGAAAAACGAATGGCCGCTTGATCGTTTGCCAACTTAACGGGGGCAGGTTCACAAGGATGACTATTGGGCAAGAATACAGCTTGTTTACGGTAAGCTTGCCGCGCCTTTCTCTTTTACCGGAAGCTTCTGTCCTAACATGTCCTCATAGTAGAGTACTTGAGTATCCAGGTCCATGCCATTTGGCCATGCAACACAACCACTGACCGGATCGACACTGGCCCGCGCAAACTCGGCCGGGTTTGCGAGAATTT of the Leptospirales bacterium genome contains:
- a CDS encoding DUF2442 domain-containing protein, coding for MNLHRVQSVRPLESFRLDITFDDGKSFCFDASKLLAEGVFQILANPAEFARASVDPVSGCVAWPNGMDLDTQVLYYEDMLGQKLPVKEKGAASLP
- a CDS encoding IS3 family transposase is translated as MKKGHRCLLAPASVKFAFMLKHAGEFSMEKMARMLGVSREGFRKHLCAKGRAPNPELVELVQQVHRKSRRRYGAPKICVEIMEMGTLVTRKTVAKVMTMLEIRGVSRRKTKPRTTDSNHDGPIAPNLLGRVFDCIAPNTVWVADISYLATRKGWVYLSLVIDLFSRRIVGWTVADSMHAEHTVRALEKAIQARRPPAGLTFHSDRGSQYASKAVRRVLQREKMMQSMARKGDCWDNAVAESTIGLIKAETTERIFDNLEDAEKELFEYIEVFYNRQRRHSAAGNMSPATYEKRMAA